In Gossypium arboreum isolate Shixiya-1 chromosome 6, ASM2569848v2, whole genome shotgun sequence, the following are encoded in one genomic region:
- the LOC108486402 gene encoding mechanosensitive ion channel protein 3, chloroplastic-like gives MALVATMQLSNELKVHDSHGCSRQNIGVVEKGRLHLVRTNLSSHAMRQDAWSLHLLGSACRPIRPVYSRSNVVLCRSVLIPTGGNEVPILKSASMCLTRAFGNLHGSPIIPQLISAVAIIAFAAWGLGPLMQLGRVILFHRSNSSWKKSRTHHIMSYYLRPMLLCTGVTLICRALDPVVLPSEASQAVKQRLLHFVRSLSTVLAFSYCLSSLIQQAQKFFMEMNDSNDARNMGFDFAGKAVYTAVWVAAVSLFMELLGFSTQRWVTAGGLGTVLITLAGREIFTNFLSSVMIHATRPFVVNEWIQTKIDGYEVSGTVEHVGWWSPTIIRGDDREAVHIPNHKFTVNVVRNISQKTHWRIKNYFAISHLDVNKINNVVADMRKVLAKNPQVEQQRLHRRVFLESIDPQNQALLILVSCFVKTSHIEEYLCVKEVIMLDLLRVISHHRARLATPIRTVQKIYSEPEIEDIPFADTIFRRSGAATNRPLLLIEPAYKINSDDKAKAPTRANEEILTPTSTSDSKGNTNSGSALDSKEDKVMASSTNNSGLSSNESGNSVPVGSVEVNSEKQLSESKGETRKTTSSGRVPVPNPQSANEESEIPLGVSQAKQDVDNKPVRVPSVARPASLEENIVLGVALEGSKLTLPIEEEMSAEIEEMGSHQSGSRSHSVGQDKKDNGKSVVHGGAPNN, from the exons ATGGCGCTTGTTGCTACTATGCAATTGTCTAATGAACTGAAAGTTCACGATAGCCATGGATGCAGTCGCCAGAACATT GGTGTTGTAGAAAAAGGCCGATTACATTTAGTTCGTACCAATCTTTCCTCGCATGCTATG CGACAGGATGCTTGGAGTCTACATCTTTTGGGCAGTGCTTGTAGGCCCATAAGACCTGTATATTCCAGGTCTAATGTCGTTCTCTGCCGATCTGTTCTGATTCCTACTGGAGGAAATGAGGTTCCTATATTAAAATCTGCGAGCATGTGTTTGACAAG GGCATTTGGTAATTTACATGGAAGTCCTATAATACCTCAGTTGATCTCAGCGGTTGCGATTATTGCTTTTGCTGCATGGGGTCTTGGGCCACTTATGCAGCTGGGCAGGGTTATCCTTTTCCAT AGGAGCAATAGCAGTTGGAAGAAAAGTAGAACACATCATATTATGAGCTATTATCTTCGACCCATGCTGCTGTGTACTGGAGTGACACTTATCTGCAG AGCATTAGATCCAGTAGTTTTACCCTCAGAAGCAAGTCAGGCTGTTAAGCAACGACTCCTACATTTTGTGCGATCATTATCAACAGTTCTTGCTTTTTCTTATTGTTTGTCAAG CCTGATTCAACAGGCCCAAAAATTCTTTATGGAGATGAATGACTCCAATGATGCAAGAAAT ATGGGCTTTGACTTTGCTGGAAAAGCTGTTTATACTGCTGTATGGGTTGCTGCTGTATCATTGTTCATGGAGTTGTTAGGTTTTTCCACCCAAAGGTGGGTAACTGCTGGAGGACTTGGTACAGTATTGATCACCCTTGCTGGTCGTGAG ATATTTACAAATTTTCTTTCAAGTGTAATGATCCATGCAACAAGACCGTTTGTTGTCAATGAATGGATTCAAACTAAAATAGACGGCTATGAAGTTTCAGGGACAGTCGAG CATGTAGGATGGTGGTCGCCAACAATTATAAGAGGTGATGACCGTGAAGCAGTTCACATTCCAAACCACAAGTTCACTGTGAATGTTGTGAGGAACATTAGCCAGAAGACTCATTGGCGCATCAAGAATTACTTTGCCATTAGTCATTTGGATGTTAACAAAATCAAT AATGTAGTAGCAGACATGCGGAAGGTTTTAGCCAAAAATCCTCAAGTAGAGCAGCAAAGATTGCATAGAAGAGTATTTTTGGAAAGTATCGATCCACAAAACCAGGCTCTTTTG ATATTGGTATCTTGTTTTGTGAAAACTTCACATATTGAAGAATACCTCTGTGTTAAG GAAGTCATAATGTTGGATCTTCTCAGAGTTATTAGCCATCATCGTGCCCGGCTTGCCACCCCTATCCGCACGGTTCAGAAAATATACAGTGAGCCTGAAATAGAAGATATACCCTTTGCTGATACTATTTTCAGACGCTCTGGAGCGGCTACCAACCGTCCACTTCTCCTCATTGAACCCGCTTATAAAATCAACAGTGATGACAAAGCCAAAGCTCCAACACGTGCAAACGAAGAAATACTAACTCCAACCTCAACATCTGACTCGAAGGGAAATACTAACTCCGGATCAGCATTGGACTCCAAAGAAGACAAGGTTATGGCTTCATCAACCAATAATTCTGGTTTAAGTTCAAACGAAAGTGGGAACTCGGTGCCTGTTGGTTCAGTTGAAGTCAACTCTGAAAAGCAACTCAGTGAGAGCAAGGGTGAAACCCGAAAGACAACAAGCTCGGGAAGGGTTCCAGTACCTAATCCACAATCCGCAAATGAAGAATCCGAAATCCCATTGGGTGTTTCACAAGCAAAGCAGGATGTTGATAATAAGCCTGTACGGGTACCATCCGTAGCCAGGCCGGCTTCCTTGGAAGAGAACATCGTTCTTGGTGTTGCACTGGAGGGCTCAAAACTGACCCTTCCAATCGAGGAAGAAATGTCTGCAGAAATAGAGGAAATGGGCAGTCACCAGAGTGGAAGTAGGTCTCATTCGGTCGGCCAGGACAAGAAAGACAATGGGAAGTCGGTAGTTCATGGTGGCGCACCGAATAATTAG
- the LOC108486403 gene encoding MADS-box protein AGL24-like, whose amino-acid sequence MAREKIKIKKIDNLTARQVTFSKRRRGLFKKAEELSVLCDAEVALIIFSATGKLFEFASSSMKDILGRYNLHSNNINKLDQPSLDLQLENNNNIRLNKEIVDKTRQLRQMRGEDLQGLNIEELQQLEGMLESGLKCVLETKSNRIMNEISSLENKGARLLEENKQLKEKVATLYKSKRDSDVVGEEGVSSESVTNVCSCSSSCPPLEDDSSDTSLRLGLPFT is encoded by the exons ATGGCAAGGGAGAAGATCAAGATCAAGAAAATTGATAACTTGACTGCAAGGCAAGTGACTTTTTCTAAGAGAAGAAGAGGGCTTTTCAAGAAAGCTGAAGAGCTTTCAGTTCTTTGTGATGCTGAGGTTGCTCTCATCATTTTCTCGGCAACTGGGAAACTATTTGAATTCGCTAGCTCCAG TATGAAAGATATTTTGGGAAGATATAATTTGCATTCCAACAATATCAACAAATTGGACCAACCTTCTCTTGATCTCCAG CTGGAGAACAATAACAACATACGATTGAACAAGGAAATAGTTGATAAGACCCGCCAATTAAG GCAGATGAGAGGGGAAGATCTTCAAGGACTGAACATTGAGGAATTGCAGCAACTAGAGGGGATGCTTGAATCTGGACTTAAATGCGTTCTGGAAACCAAG AGCAATCGGATTATGAACGAGATCTCTTCACTTGAAAATAAG GGAGCGAGGTTGTTGGAAGAGAACAAGCAACTTAAAGAGAAA GTGGCAACACTGTACAAGAGTAAAAGAGATTCAGATGTTGTTGGAGAAGAAGGTGTGTCATCAGAATCTGTTACAAATGTTTGCAGTTGCAGCAGTAGCTGCCCTCCATTAGAGGATGATAGCTCTGATACTTCTCTTAGATTAGG GCTTCCTTTCACTTAG